A genomic segment from Polyangiaceae bacterium encodes:
- a CDS encoding hemin receptor — protein MNNDQKLLVQKTFEMVAPIAEVAAGLFYGRLFEVDPSLKPLFRGDLKDQGKKLMSTLKVAVQSLDRLEALVPVVQALGRRHLAYGVRDEHYDTVGAALMWTLQKGLGDAFTPEAKEAWETVFGILAKVMKDAANEVAPLSLRTPMSRRPSAHVSATKRPNFRPPIARPSGPPGSRMPSSMHSSMYPGSAAPSSKGGSGSVPPQRVPIIS, from the coding sequence ATGAACAACGACCAAAAGTTGCTGGTTCAAAAGACATTCGAGATGGTGGCTCCCATCGCGGAAGTCGCAGCCGGGTTGTTTTACGGCCGGCTCTTCGAGGTCGATCCGTCCCTGAAGCCCCTGTTTCGCGGGGATCTGAAAGACCAGGGCAAGAAACTCATGTCGACGCTCAAAGTCGCCGTGCAATCGCTCGATCGCCTCGAAGCGCTCGTGCCCGTCGTGCAGGCGCTTGGACGGCGACATCTCGCATACGGCGTTCGAGACGAACACTACGACACCGTTGGAGCGGCTCTTATGTGGACGCTCCAAAAAGGCCTCGGCGACGCGTTTACCCCTGAAGCGAAAGAGGCGTGGGAGACCGTCTTCGGCATCCTCGCCAAGGTCATGAAAGACGCGGCGAACGAAGTTGCACCTCTGTCGCTTCGCACGCCCATGTCGCGTCGCCCGTCGGCGCATGTATCAGCCACCAAGCGTCCGAACTTCCGTCCTCCCATAGCGCGTCCCTCGGGACCTCCAGGATCGCGCATGCCAAGCTCGATGCATTCGTCGATGTATCCCGGCTCCGCCGCGCCTTCATCGAAGGGCGGTAGCGGATCGGTTCCTCCTCAGCGCGTTCCCATCATCAGCTAA